From Pyrenophora tritici-repentis strain M4 chromosome 1, whole genome shotgun sequence, the proteins below share one genomic window:
- a CDS encoding MT-A70 family protein has protein sequence MAPVNPILYQNAECDITLIDIPKSITAAQGDRSDVLLSTAPLEAPIVLKEDYQPKTKKAKATSPDTNSMLVEQTELLRASKQDGGLETTSPQNVDPFNLDFQSLHIDDVRYKFLVEHALSQIRTKVSSPWCAQRKLMSQRPSHKEEEAMDVDQISEKELESRMREWASWSERKGDDTAFNLQQMMVSLGATSEAAGPAVGAHKWIVSYQPARESVSGTQVAETASHEAQTEPWTCTFHNPNRQSLELTITEPTPQSTLPGQEYRFTVPPRSTLFLSDSTASDAFRTSFRELTDEFTLPRHFDLVLLDPPWPNRSAKRKGAYEQVGGMPYLKKMLLNMDIDSYLEHNALVGVWITNKEALRVHVLGPGGLFEAWNVGLVEEWVWIKTTTQGEPMFDIDSAMRKPYEILLLGRAAPNSWTTMAHAPNIKRRVIAAVPDIHSRKPCLKTLLEPYLLDPTDYSALEVFSRYLVSGWTSWGNEVLKYNWHGYWTSA, from the coding sequence ATGGCGCCCGTGAACCCCATCCTGTACCAAAATGCGGAGTGCGACATTACGTTAATCGATATTCCAAAGTCTATTACAGCTGCTCAAGGCGATCGCTCGGATGTACTCCTATCGACTGCACCGTTAGAAGCGCCCATCGTACTAAAAGAAGACTATCAGCCCAAGACAAAGAAAGCGAAAGCGACATCTCCAGACACCAACAGCATGCTGGTGGAGCAGACCGAACTCCTGCGTGCGAGCAAACAAGACGGGGGACTCGAAACTACCTCTCCCCAAAACGTGGATCCCTTCAATCTCGACTTCCAGTCACTACATATCGATGACGTGCGGTACAAATTTCTCGTTGAGCATGCACTCTCCCAAATCCGCACAAAGGTTTCAAGCCCGTGGTGCGCACAGCGTAAGCTAATGTCCCAGAGGCCATCGCATAAGGAAGAGGAAGCCATGGACGTTGACCAAATCTCCGAAAAAGAGTTAGAGTCCCGAATGCGAGAGTGGGCCTCGTGGAGCGAACGCAAGGGAGACGACACTGCATTCAATCTGCAGCAGATGATGGTCTCCCTCGGTGCAACATCCGAGGCCGCAGGACCGGCCGTGGGCGCACACAAATGGATCGTGTCGTACCAGCCTGCACGTGAGTCTGTAAGTGGTACACAGGTTGCAGAAACGGCCAGCCACGAAGCCCAAACGGAACCATGGACATGTACCTTCCACAATCCCAACCGCCAATCTCTGGAGCTGACAATTACCGAACCTACGCCGCAATCTACTCTGCCGGGTCAAGAGTATCGTTTCACAGTACCACCCAGATCGACCTTGTTTCTCAGCGATTCCACTGCCTCGGATGCCTTCCGTACGTCGTTTCGAGAGCTTACCGACGAGTTTACCCTTCCACGACACTTTGACCTAGTACTGCTGGACCCACCATGGCCCAATCGTTCAGCCAAGCGCAAGGGCGCTTACGAACAAGTTGGAGGCATGCCGTACCTCAAGAAGATGCTACTGAACATGGACATTGACAGTTACCTCGAACACAATGCGCTGGTGGGCGTCTGGATCACAAACAAAGAGGCTTTGAGAGTACATGTGCTGGGTCCCGGTGGACTGTTCGAGGCGTGGAACGTGGGCCTGGTTGAGGAATGGGTCTGGATCAAGACTACGACACAGGGCGAGCCCATGTTTGACATTGATAGCGCCATGCGGAAGCCATACGAGATCTTACTCTTGGGTCGCGCAGCGCCCAACTCGTGGACGACCATGGCACATGCGCCAAACATCAAGAGGAGAGTCATCGCTGCTGTACCTGACATCCACTCACGGAAGCCGTGCCTGAAGACTTTACTTGAACCCTATCTGCTGGACCCGACTGACTACAGTGCGCTGGAGGTCTTCTCTCGCTACCTTGTGAGTGGATGGACGTCCTGGGGTAACGAGGTACTGAAGTACAACTGGCATGGCTACTGGACGTCGGCCTGA
- a CDS encoding Tymo-45kd-70kd domain containing protein: MHFEYSPGSSPSKSIPIGISPRSMSSPTTSLTTSLYSNFSTQTSSSRASSCAYPSWPTGPHLDHRSPPSSYISDADLFGEDFDDEFACPFLEEAPAPPRTYPIAQAVPILPPLYAQKKPKTERRRSSGRKQRRTSKPMTPISESPEQVE, encoded by the coding sequence ATGCATTTCGAATACTCGCCTGGCTCTTCGCCCTCAAAGTCCATCCCGATCGGCATCTCGCCCAGAAGCATGTCTTCTCCCACCACCTCTCTCACCACTTCTCTCTACAGCAACTTCTCCACCCAGACGAGCTCAAGCCGTGCATCATCATGTGCCTACCCATCATGGCCAACAGGACCTCACCTGGACCACCGCAGTCCACCATCGTCCTACATCAGCGATGCCGATCTCTTTGGCGAGGACTTTGACGACGAGTTTGCCTGCCCATTCCTTGAGGAGGCCCCAGCACCACCACGAACATACCCGATCGCCCAGGCAGTTCCCATCCTGCCCCCACTCTACGCCCAGAAGAAGCCCAAGACGGAGCGTCGACGCAGCAGTGGTCGCAAGCAACGTCGCACATCCAAGCCAATGACTCCCATCTCTGAGTCACCTGAGCAGGTTGAGTGA
- a CDS encoding TMF-TATA-bd multi-domain protein, protein MDEGQKLSKTEMKHMTTIKKMRIKAQEQDREITTLKQRLSKAEKSITEQSERARRAEAAEKSAQEKLKIVSRIEKDIETIKAEREEAGLTISELRKQLNDALSRAEDAEKRVQTGALEAEKRATASLKEDIENMRIEKKLAEDRAKRELQAARDEAKSQQEKANVTELELRGEIANLESKLELLRSRTEEASSSATSDSQATLLRQIETLQTQYSLASENWQGIETTLTSRVAALEKDRDETAKRESDVRRKAREVNSKARRLEDELESINERARTFEQDLTEQRAAAQKLQAKLTQAEAAAQDARADLEREKKVWEAELQQRLEEERSKWKSEIQTPSLFSEPHRLRADSPSIAQRKHSPDPMGLQTRRPNPRSITSGLDTPLTPMDRMFDDATRRPSTGRIPKPTTSKARTPEVGTPPQRQDSFPSRQDSFPSSLSQLNGISTPSIHTVDHDDPFEYTSSPHHTINDMISVSTAGAGPSVQLVERMSAAVRRLESEKATHKEELARLTAQRDEAREEVVKLMREVDEARRQGDKVADLEKRLGEMERREMTALEMLGEKTERVEELEGDVRDLKKIYRELVDTLK, encoded by the exons ATGGATGAGGGCCAGAAGCTTTCCAAAACCGAGATGAAGCACATGACGACTATCAAGAAGATGCGCATCAAAGCCCAGGAACAGGATAGAGAAATTACCACGCTCAAACAACGGCTTTCGAAGGCCGAAAAGAGCATTACCGAGCAGTCTGAAAGAGCAAGGCGGGCTGAAGCTGCTGAGAAGTCTGCGCAGGAAAAGCTCAAGATCGTGAGCAGGATCGAAAAGGACATCGAGACCATCAAGGCCGAGCGTGAAGAGGCTGGGTTGACGATATCAGAACTCAGGAAGCAGCTGAATGATGCGCTATCACGAGCCGAAGATGCCGAAAAGAGAGTTCAAACTGGAGCACTGGAAGCCGAAAAGAGAGCCACAGCGTCACTAAAAGAAGATATTGAAAACATGCGAATAGAAAAGAAGCTTGCCGAGGATAGGGCGAAGAGAGAGCTCCAGGCCGCAAGAGACGAGGCAAAGAGCCAACAAGAAAAGGCAAACGTCACCGAGCTTGAGCTTCGCGGTGAGATTGCG AACCTTGAATCCAAGTTGGAACTTCTCCGTAGTCGAACAGAAGAGGCGTCATCGTCTGCGACTAGTGACTCTCAAGCTACGCTTCTTCGCCAAATCGAAACCTTGCAAACACAGTACTCGCTCGCTTCGGAGAATTGGCAAGGCATTGAAACGACCTTGACATCTAGAGTCGCGGCTCTGGAGAAAGATCGTGACGAGACGGCCAAGCGGGAGTCTGATGTCAGACGCAAGGCGAGGGAAGTCAACTCAAAAGCACGTCGATTGGAAGACGAACTCGAAAGCATCAACGAGCGAGCCCGCACATTTGAGCAGGACCTGACCGAGCAGCGTGCTGCAGCTCAAAAGTTGCAAGCTAAACTTACACAGGCAGAAGCCGCAGCGCAAGATGCTCGAGCAGACCTGGAAAGAGAAAAGAAGGTCTGGGAAGCCGAGCTCCAACAACGattagaagaagaaagaagcAAGTGGAAATCTGAAATCCAAACACCATCTCTCTTCAGCGAGCCCCACCGCCTACGAGCGGACTCACCCTCCATAGCCCAGCGAAAGCACTCTCCCGACCCAATGGGCCTGCAAACCCGGCGCCCCAACCCCCGCTCCATAACCAGCGGCCTAGACACCCCCCTCACACCCATGGACCGCATGTTCGACGACGCCACGCGCCGTCCCTCGACTGGCCGCATCCCCAAACCCACAACGTCCAAAGCACGAACCCCAGAAGTCGGCACACCCCCGCAACGACAAGACTCGTTTCCATCCCGCCAAGACTCATTCCCATCAAGTCTCTCCCAACTCAATGGCATCTCAACACCCTCCATCCATACAGTTGACCACGATGACCCCTTTGAATACACTTCCTCCCCCCACCACACCATCAACGACATGATCAGCGTATCCACCGCTGGAGCCGGCCCCTCCGTCCAACTCGTCGAGCGCATGAGCGCCGCAGTGCGCCGTTTGGAATCAGAAAAGGCAACGCATAAAGAGGAGCTTGCTCGCCTCACCGCCCAGCGCGATGAAGCGCGCGAGGAGGTGGTTAAGCTGATGCGTGAGGTTGATGAGGCGAGGAGGCAGGGGGATAAAGTTGCGGATTTGGAGAAGAGACTCGGCGAGATGGAGAGGAGGGAGATGACGGCGTTGGAGATGCTGGGAGAGAAGACGGAGAGGGTCGAGGAGCTGGAGGGCGATGTTAGGGATTTGAAGAAGATTTATAGGGAGTTGGTTGATACGCTGAAATAA
- a CDS encoding ADP,ATP carrier protein yields MSARKEGGADTEPGRRKKTDKKSMEYLIKSGLAGGFAGCAAKTVVGPLDRVKILFQTRNPEFAKYAGSWSGFPTAIRDIYASTGVRGLFKGHSATLLRIFPYAGIKFLAYEQIRGRLIKTKAQETPGRRFLSGSLAGMMSVFMTYPLEVIRVRLAFETKESGRSSLSSIIRKIYAERAPAVSSSHNTNIPVVATATHVAQKVTPSSGLPNFFRGFTPTLLGMIPYAGASFLAHDSMSDLMRIPILAPYTTLPNTSREESSTTSHKPAQLRYWAELFTGGIAGFVSQTVSYPLEVIRRRMQVGGVVGDGRRLSIPEVARRVYAERGYKGFFVGLSIGYVKVVPMAAVSFYAYERGKYYLGI; encoded by the exons ATGTCTGCGAGGAAAGAAGGAGGCGCAGACACAGAGCCTgggaggaggaagaagacgGATAAGAAGAGCATGGAATATCTCATAAAGAGTGGCCTGGCGGGGGGCTTCGCTGGATGCGCT GCCAAAACCGTAGTCGGCCCCCTCGACCGAGTAAAAATCCTCTTCCAAACCCGCAACCCAGAGTTTGCGAAATACGCTGGTTCCTGGTCTGGATTCCCCACTGCAATCCGCGATATATATGCCAGCACCGGTGTGCGCGGGCTCTTCAAAGGTCACTCTGCAACACTTCTCCGTATTTTCCCCTACGCCGGCATCAAATTCTTGGCCTACGAGCAAATCCGCGGGCGCCTTATAAAAACAAAGGCGCAAGAAACACCCGGCCGACGCTTCTTATCCGGCAGTCTCGCTGGCATGATGAGCGTCTTCATGACCTACCCACTGGAGGTTATCCGGGTGCGCCTTGCGTTCGAAACAAAAGAATCCGGCCGTAGCAGTTTAAGTTCCATAATCCGTAAAATATACGCGGAGCGCGCACCCGCCGTTTCATCGTCACACAACACCAACATACCCGTGGTAGCGACGGCAACCCACGTCGCCCAAAAAGTAACCCCCTCATCCGGCCTTCCCAACTTCTTCCGCGGCTTCACGCCCACACTACTCGGAATGATACCATACGCCGGTGCCTCCTTCCTCGCCCACGACTCTATGTCAGACCTCATGCGCATCCCTATCCTCGCACCCTACACCACTCTCCCCAACACTTCCCGCGAAGAATCCTCAACCACATCCCACAAGCCCGCGCAACTGCGCTATTGGGCTGAGCTCTTCACCGGCGGGATCGCAGGCTTTGTCTCGCAGACAGTGTCGTATCCACTTGAAGTGATCAGGCGACGAATGCAGGTTGGTGGTGTGGTGGGTGATGGGCGGCGACTGAGTATTCCGGAGGTTGCCAGACGCGTTTATGCGGAGAGGGGGTACAAGGGGTTTTTTGTGGGGTTGTCGATTGGGTATGTCAAGGTTGTGCCGATGGCGGCTGTTAGCTTTTATGCGTATGAGAGGGGGAAGTATTATTTGGGGATATAG